In one Vicinamibacterales bacterium genomic region, the following are encoded:
- a CDS encoding alpha/beta fold hydrolase encodes MVCRLVLGAVMVSACLATVEAQQARPGGAAATQPPAEGDLAAFVNFDAKDTATKLEVIQHAVYEVNQRLIVESFAREYGSRVRITRVDYPNYDRELTPAYVFEPVKLDPARRYPALVVVHGGFHFSFTEDIFEFVARAVEEGYIAVFPEYRGSRGYGAEHYNAADYGGKEVDDVLAAAEYVKARRSVNPARIGIVGRSHGGMIALLAIERAPKVFTAAVDVVGLTDFLAYMAYKPDYRREEVIRQPRFGGKLPSQNLPAYMDVSPLNHVDDIHTPLLIHSTTGDKTAPVQLHAERLIDALKARGKTFEYKIYDRAPGGHVYSRGDSPESRDSADRIFVFLAKHLKG; translated from the coding sequence ATGGTCTGTCGATTGGTCTTGGGAGCGGTGATGGTGAGCGCCTGTCTGGCGACGGTCGAGGCGCAGCAGGCGCGCCCGGGTGGCGCGGCGGCTACCCAGCCTCCAGCCGAAGGGGACTTGGCCGCCTTCGTCAATTTCGACGCCAAGGACACGGCGACGAAACTCGAGGTCATTCAGCACGCGGTGTACGAGGTCAATCAGCGCCTCATCGTCGAGAGCTTCGCCCGGGAGTACGGTAGCCGCGTCCGCATCACGCGCGTCGACTATCCCAACTACGATCGGGAACTCACGCCGGCGTACGTGTTCGAACCGGTCAAGCTCGATCCGGCCAGGAGGTACCCCGCGCTCGTGGTCGTCCACGGTGGTTTCCATTTCTCCTTCACCGAGGACATCTTCGAGTTCGTCGCGCGCGCGGTGGAAGAAGGCTACATCGCGGTCTTCCCTGAGTACCGGGGCAGCCGCGGTTACGGCGCAGAGCACTACAATGCGGCCGACTATGGCGGCAAGGAAGTAGACGACGTGTTGGCCGCCGCCGAGTACGTGAAGGCGAGGCGCAGCGTGAACCCGGCGCGCATCGGCATTGTGGGCCGGAGCCATGGCGGTATGATTGCGCTCCTGGCGATCGAGCGGGCGCCCAAGGTCTTCACGGCCGCCGTGGACGTCGTGGGCCTGACGGACTTCCTCGCGTACATGGCGTACAAACCCGACTACCGCCGGGAGGAAGTCATCAGGCAGCCCCGCTTCGGCGGGAAACTGCCGTCGCAGAACCTGCCAGCCTACATGGATGTCTCGCCGTTGAACCACGTGGACGACATTCACACGCCGCTCCTGATTCACTCGACCACCGGGGACAAGACAGCACCGGTACAACTCCACGCCGAGCGCCTGATCGACGCGTTGAAGGCGCGAGGCAAGACGTTCGAGTACAAGATCTACGACCGCGCGCCGGGCGGGCACGTCTATAGCCGGGGCGACAGCCCCGAGAGCCGGGATTCGGCCGACCGAATCTTCGTGTTCCTCGCAAAACACCTGAAGGGTTGA